ATCGAGGCGGCCACGACCGCCATCGATCGCGGCGCCGTCGAGGTCGGCGAGCAGGGTGTGCCGGCGCACGTGGTGATCGACGAGGTCCAGGACCTCGTCGGGGTCCGCCGCGAGATGGTCGAGTCGCTGCTCGACCGGTTCCAGGAGAACAGCGGCTTCACCGTCGTCGGGGATTCCGCCCAGGCGGTGTACGGGTTCCAGGTCTCCGATCCGGAGCAGCGCGCCGAGGAGACGGACCGCTTCCTGGACTGGATCCGAGCCACCTTCGGCGAGGACCTGGTCGAACTGCACCTGGGAGACAACTTCCGGGCGCGTACGGAAGCGGCCCGGGTCGCGCTCCCGTACGGCACCCGGTTGCAGCGGGTGTCCCGCGACCCCGCCGAGGCCGCGGGCGAGGCGGAGCGGATCCACGGCGATCTGCGCTCGCTCCTGCTCGGAGAGCCGAACTTCGGCAGCCTGGACGACGAGTTCGTGCGCGCTGCCCTGCGCGACTTCCCCGGCACCACCGCCATCCTGTGCAGGGACAACGGCCAGGCCCTCACGCTCTCCGGGATGCTGGCGGACGCCGACGTCCCGCACACCCTGCAACGCTCCGCACGCGAGCGCTCGGCACCCGCGTGGATGGCGGGTTTGCTGGCGGCGACCGGGGCCTCGATGCTCGGCCAGGACCGGTTCCTCGAACTGTCGGCCGGTCTCTCGCTCCCCGCGGACAGCGCGCCCGCGGCGCTGTGGCGCTCGATCCGCAAGGTGGCCCGGGGCGCGCGCGGCACGGTGGACGTCGCCGCGCTGCACCGCGCCGTCGCCGAGGGACGCCTGCCCGACGAGCTCACGGCGGCGCAGGCATCGCCCGTGGTCGTGTCCACCGTGCACCGCGCGAAGGGTCTGGAGTTCGACCGGGTCCTGCTCGTGGAGCCGCGCGTACTGAAGGAACCGCGGAAGGTGGACAGGAAGCGGTACGACTACGACCCGGCCGCCGAAGCCCGTCTGCTCTACGTCGCCATGACCCGTGCCCGGGACGATCTGTACGTGCTGGACGCGCCCAACTCCTGGCTGGTGCGCAAGGACAAGCGCCTCGACCGCTGGTACGTCGGAGGGCGCAGCACGTGGGCTCGTAACGGGATCGAACTGCTCGCGCAGGACGTGTGCCACGAGCAGCCTCCCGGTGTCGAGGACATCCCGTCGGACCCGGCGACGCTGCTGGACCACCTGAAGGACGCCGTCGAGCCGGGGATGACCGCGGAACTGGAGCTCCTGCACGGGATCCCGGTCTCGGCCGAGCAGTCCCCGCCGTACGCGGTGGTGGTCGGCGGTCGCCCTGTCGCCGTCGTGTCGGAGCGGTTCCGTACGGATCTGCACCGCATGCTGCGCCGCACGGCGCACGGCGCGGTCGACCGCTGGCCGCCTCGGATCACGGGGCTGCGTGTGGACGGCGTGGAAAGCGTGGCCGGGAGTCCCGCGGTGACGGAACGCGCCGGCCTCGGCACGCACGGCGTGTGGCTGGCGCCCCGTCTGTACGGTCTGGGCCGGTTCCACTGGTACGACGATGATGCCGCCGAGCTCGGCGCGGCCAAGGGGGAAGACGATGAGTGAGTCGATCCACCGCAAGCACTACGAGGTGCGCGACTCGCTGGTGGAATCCCTGCGAAGCGACCTGATGGGTCCGGTGGGCGGCGAGGACGAGGTCCTCGAGGACGACGCCCCGATCACCATGTATCCCGTGGGCGTCCTGTTCCCGCGCCCGAAGCCCCAGGACGTTGCCGCCGAACCGGAAGAGCTGGAGTCCGTACGGGACGGGCTGGATTCCGCTCCGGAGCCCTCCCGCCGCAACCGCGAGGAGGAGACCAACGACCTGGGCGTCTCCCTTGCCAACGTGCGCATGCCTTCGTCGTTCGGGTTGACCTTCGCCGTCGATCCCTCCGTCTCCCGGAAGATCCGCTTCGTGGTGCGGGCCGCCGTTTACCTGCCCGAGGATGCCGACGGCAACCCCGTCGCCGCGAAGCGGACCGAGGCGCGCAGCACCCGGGCCCAGCGGGAGCGCTGGCGGCGTGTCACGCTGCAACCGGAACCCGTTGTCGTGGACGTGTCGGTGCCGGGCTCGCGCGACGCCGTCACGTTGCACGACCCGGGGTTGGAACTGAGGGTGCTGGTCCGCCCCGCGTCCGGGCCGGACGGATCCGTCTCCGTGACGGCCACAGTCGTCAACAGCCTCCAAGTCGGCATGTTCGACCTTCGTGACGCGCACTGCTTCTACCAGCCGACCCTGGAGGTGACCGCCGAGGACGTCGGTCGCGCCGCCTTCGTGGTACGTCCTGTGTCCCTCGGCGCGGTGGATGCGGAGCAGGCTCTCAGCCGGCTTCTGCACCGGCACGCCCCGAGCTTCGCCACCGGGCACGGCTGCGCCGCGCGTTGGGACTGGTCGGCTCCCGCCGTCGGCACCGTCGACGCGCGCCCGCCGGCCGTCACGTCCGTGCGCACCGAGTTCGTCCCGTCCCACGAAGTGCTGCTGACGGACTCGAATCCGCACATCGACGACCGCGCCCTGACCATGCACGACCTCGGCACGGACCCTGTCGAGGACGTGGTCGCGGCCCTGCGCAGGTTGTTGTCCGACTACGAGCAGTGGATCGAGGCGCAGGCCCGGCAATCCGAAACACTGGCAGGCACCGAGCACGAGCCCGTCGCCGAGGATCAGCTGAGGCGCTGTCGGCGGGCACTGGACCGCATGCGAGCGGGGGTCGATCTGCTGGCGGACGGCGATCGGCCTGAAATCCTTCAGGCCTTCCGTCTGGCGAACATCGCCATGGCCGAGCAGCGTGCCCGCACCTCCTGGATCAAGGACGGCAGGCAGGGGACGCCCGACGTGCACGCCGGTAAATGGCGACCGTTCCAGGTGTCCTTCGTCCTGTTGTGCCTCACCGGGATCGTCGATCCCGACCACGAGGACCGTGATGTGTCGGACCTGCTCTGGTTCCCCACGGGTGGCGGCAAGACGGAGGCCTACCTCGGGCTGATCGCCTTCACCGCCTTCCACCGTCGACTGCGCGACGGAGAGGCCGGGGCAGGGGTGACCGTGCTCATGCGCTACACCCTGCGGCTGTTGACCTTGCAGCAGTTCGAGCGTGCGGCGGCGCTGATCTGTGCCATGGAGAAGCTGCGGGCCGCCGACCCGTCGGCCCTCGGCCGCGAGGAGATCTCCATCGGCATGTGGGTGGGGCGGTCCGCCACGCCCAACACGCTGGCCGTCGCGGCGCAGAGACTCGCCGAGCTCCGGGCCAATCCGCTGAAGGGCATCCAGACGGAGAATCCGGTCCAGCTGCGGAACTGCCCCTGGTGCGGTGAGGCCCTGTCCCCGGACGCGTACGCGGTCGACGAGTACGCCCAACGCATGGACATCCGTTGTCCGGCGGAATCCTGCGACTTTCGCTCGGGCCTTCCCGTCCACCTGGTCGACGAGGCCGTCTACCACGCCCGGCCCACGCTGGTCATCGCCACTGTCGACAAGTTCGCGTCCATGCCGTGGCGGCCGGCGACGGCGGCCCTCTTCAACCGTGACCGGGACGACGACACGCGACCGCCCGAGCTCATCGTCCAGGACGAACTCCACTTGATCTCCGGGCCCCTCGGCACGCTGACGGGCCTCTACGAGACGGCGGTGGACGCGCTCGCGAAGCGCCCGAAGATCATCGCCTCGACCGCCACCATCCGTCGCGCGGATGAGCAGGGAACCCGCCTCTTCGCGCGTTCGGTCGACCAGTTCCCGCCCGCCGGGATCGATTCCCGCGACTCCTGGTTCGCCGTGGAGACCCCGCGCGAACGCAAGGCCGCGCGCAGGTACGTCGGACTGCTGACGTCGAGCACCAGCCAGTCCACGCTGTTGATCCGCGTGTACGCGTCCCTGCTGCACCGCGCGATGACCTGCGAGGCGCCACCGGAGGTGAAGGACGCCTACTGGACGCTGGTCGGGTACTTCAACAGTCTGCGACTGCTCTCCTCGGCGGAACTCCAGGTCCTCGACGACGTCCAGGACCGTCTCGAACACCTGGCGACGCGCGACGGCACCAAGCCCAGGCCGGTTGCCGGTCTCACCGAGCTGAGCAGTCGTGCCAACGCGAGCGACATCTCCAGGCGACTCAAGGAGGTCGAGCGTCACCTGCCGATGACGGACGTCCTGGACGTCCTCCTCGCCACCAACATGATCTCTGTGGGCGTGGACGTGGACCGACTCGGGCTGATGGCCGTCATGGGGCAGCCGCAGACGACCGCCGAGTACATCCAGGCAACGAGCCGCGTCGGCCGCCGACACCCGGGCCTGGTCGCGGTCATGCTCAACTCGACCCGCTCGCGGGACCGTTCGCACTACGAGGACTTCCAGCACTTCCACTCGGCGCTGTACCGGGAGGTGGAGTCCACCAGCGTGACCCCCTTCTCGGTGCGCGCCCGCGACCGCGGTCTGCACGCCGTGATCGTGGCACTGGCCAGACTGATGCTTCCGGCCGCCCGCCCCAACGACGCCGCGGCACGCGTCGAGGACTTCGTCGACGACCTCAAGGACAGGATCCGGCCCATCCTGCTCGACCGGGTGGACAAGGTGGAGGGATCGGAGCTCCAGGCCACGGCCAGGGCCTTCGACGAGTTCGTCGAGTGGTGGCGGGACGAGGCGCACCTCCAACCGCGTCTCGTCTACGAGGCCAACCGTTCGAACCGTGCCCCCGCTCTGCTGAGCGGATACGACGACGAGACGGACGGCGCGGGCCGAGCGACCCTGTGGAGTCTGCGTGACGTGGACGCCTCGTCCACCTTCTTCGAGGAGCGCTGAATCATGAGCCCCGCACAACCCCGTGTCCGCCGCCGTGGACTGCCCACCGGCCCCGTTCGGACGGCCCGTC
This genomic window from Streptomyces sp. NBC_01351 contains:
- a CDS encoding UvrD-helicase domain-containing protein, which translates into the protein MSSPVLAQHRLTAEQQSVVDQPWDARVLVTAGAGAGKTHTLVRRLDALVEREELEAGEILVLSFSRAAVRELTERIERHASAAQRVRAQTFDSWASSLLTRAYPDTDWRAYTFDERIEAATTAIDRGAVEVGEQGVPAHVVIDEVQDLVGVRREMVESLLDRFQENSGFTVVGDSAQAVYGFQVSDPEQRAEETDRFLDWIRATFGEDLVELHLGDNFRARTEAARVALPYGTRLQRVSRDPAEAAGEAERIHGDLRSLLLGEPNFGSLDDEFVRAALRDFPGTTAILCRDNGQALTLSGMLADADVPHTLQRSARERSAPAWMAGLLAATGASMLGQDRFLELSAGLSLPADSAPAALWRSIRKVARGARGTVDVAALHRAVAEGRLPDELTAAQASPVVVSTVHRAKGLEFDRVLLVEPRVLKEPRKVDRKRYDYDPAAEARLLYVAMTRARDDLYVLDAPNSWLVRKDKRLDRWYVGGRSTWARNGIELLAQDVCHEQPPGVEDIPSDPATLLDHLKDAVEPGMTAELELLHGIPVSAEQSPPYAVVVGGRPVAVVSERFRTDLHRMLRRTAHGAVDRWPPRITGLRVDGVESVAGSPAVTERAGLGTHGVWLAPRLYGLGRFHWYDDDAAELGAAKGEDDE
- a CDS encoding helicase-related protein, yielding MSESIHRKHYEVRDSLVESLRSDLMGPVGGEDEVLEDDAPITMYPVGVLFPRPKPQDVAAEPEELESVRDGLDSAPEPSRRNREEETNDLGVSLANVRMPSSFGLTFAVDPSVSRKIRFVVRAAVYLPEDADGNPVAAKRTEARSTRAQRERWRRVTLQPEPVVVDVSVPGSRDAVTLHDPGLELRVLVRPASGPDGSVSVTATVVNSLQVGMFDLRDAHCFYQPTLEVTAEDVGRAAFVVRPVSLGAVDAEQALSRLLHRHAPSFATGHGCAARWDWSAPAVGTVDARPPAVTSVRTEFVPSHEVLLTDSNPHIDDRALTMHDLGTDPVEDVVAALRRLLSDYEQWIEAQARQSETLAGTEHEPVAEDQLRRCRRALDRMRAGVDLLADGDRPEILQAFRLANIAMAEQRARTSWIKDGRQGTPDVHAGKWRPFQVSFVLLCLTGIVDPDHEDRDVSDLLWFPTGGGKTEAYLGLIAFTAFHRRLRDGEAGAGVTVLMRYTLRLLTLQQFERAAALICAMEKLRAADPSALGREEISIGMWVGRSATPNTLAVAAQRLAELRANPLKGIQTENPVQLRNCPWCGEALSPDAYAVDEYAQRMDIRCPAESCDFRSGLPVHLVDEAVYHARPTLVIATVDKFASMPWRPATAALFNRDRDDDTRPPELIVQDELHLISGPLGTLTGLYETAVDALAKRPKIIASTATIRRADEQGTRLFARSVDQFPPAGIDSRDSWFAVETPRERKAARRYVGLLTSSTSQSTLLIRVYASLLHRAMTCEAPPEVKDAYWTLVGYFNSLRLLSSAELQVLDDVQDRLEHLATRDGTKPRPVAGLTELSSRANASDISRRLKEVERHLPMTDVLDVLLATNMISVGVDVDRLGLMAVMGQPQTTAEYIQATSRVGRRHPGLVAVMLNSTRSRDRSHYEDFQHFHSALYREVESTSVTPFSVRARDRGLHAVIVALARLMLPAARPNDAAARVEDFVDDLKDRIRPILLDRVDKVEGSELQATARAFDEFVEWWRDEAHLQPRLVYEANRSNRAPALLSGYDDETDGAGRATLWSLRDVDASSTFFEER